In one window of Cupriavidus necator N-1 DNA:
- the tolA gene encoding cell envelope integrity protein TolA, translating into MKTVAAYPYQPVKERGTLRSFLFALFMHMLLAVVLYYGVRLQSSTPVGAEAELWEEIPAATAPPPPPPAPVVQPRPAPPLPEVKSKVEDDADIALERQKRRAEAAAREEAERKQAAARKEAERKEAERKEAERREAEQREAERKEAQRKDDAKKKAAQQQEQQRKEQAERKEAERKEADAKAKAQADAKAQADAKAKADAENKAKAKADADAKAKREAAASAQRKSELARLQALAGGSGAGGGGVGSTAGAGAGGGGKASPGYPDRVRRRVKPNIVFTDDVDGNPTAVVSVRLAPDGSLMSARLAKSSGNSAWDNAVLRAVERSDPLPRDEDGKAPASFTITFRPKD; encoded by the coding sequence ATGAAGACCGTCGCCGCCTATCCCTACCAGCCGGTCAAGGAGCGGGGAACCCTGCGTTCCTTCCTGTTCGCGCTCTTCATGCACATGCTGCTGGCTGTCGTGCTGTACTACGGCGTGCGCTTGCAGAGCAGCACCCCGGTCGGCGCCGAGGCCGAGCTGTGGGAAGAGATTCCGGCCGCCACCGCGCCCCCGCCGCCGCCGCCGGCGCCGGTGGTGCAGCCGCGCCCGGCCCCGCCGCTGCCCGAGGTGAAGAGCAAGGTCGAGGACGACGCCGACATCGCGCTGGAACGCCAGAAGCGCCGTGCCGAGGCGGCAGCGCGCGAAGAGGCCGAGCGCAAGCAGGCGGCCGCGCGCAAGGAAGCCGAGCGCAAAGAGGCGGAACGCAAGGAAGCCGAGCGCAGGGAAGCGGAACAGCGCGAGGCCGAGCGCAAGGAAGCCCAGCGCAAGGACGACGCGAAGAAGAAGGCAGCGCAGCAGCAGGAACAGCAGCGCAAGGAGCAGGCCGAGCGCAAGGAAGCAGAACGCAAGGAAGCGGACGCCAAGGCCAAGGCCCAGGCGGACGCCAAGGCCCAGGCGGACGCCAAGGCCAAGGCTGACGCCGAGAACAAGGCCAAGGCCAAGGCGGATGCCGACGCCAAGGCCAAGCGCGAGGCTGCGGCCAGTGCCCAGCGCAAGAGCGAGCTGGCGCGCCTGCAGGCGCTGGCCGGCGGCTCCGGCGCGGGCGGTGGCGGCGTGGGCAGCACGGCCGGCGCGGGTGCCGGCGGCGGTGGCAAGGCTTCGCCCGGCTATCCCGACCGCGTACGCCGCCGCGTGAAACCGAACATCGTCTTCACCGACGACGTAGACGGCAACCCGACTGCGGTGGTGTCTGTGCGGCTGGCGCCGGACGGCTCGCTGATGTCGGCGCGGCTGGCCAAGTCCAGCGGCAACTCGGCGTGGGACAACGCCGTGCTGCGCGCGGTCGAGCGTTCCGACCCGCTGCCGCGTGACGAGGACGGCAAGGCGCCGGCCAGCTTCACCATCACCTTCCGGCCGAAGGACTGA
- the tolR gene encoding protein TolR produces MAAIQRRGGSRRRASAEINVVPYIDVMLVLLVIFMVAAPIVSPATVDLPTVANATPQQKAPPIVVTVHESGQLTARGKDNAGNAFERKVDKQGLLDFVHQRQNENPDQPVVIAADRSVKYEAVLDVMSILKADGIKRVGLMVKSKTS; encoded by the coding sequence ATGGCAGCCATTCAGCGCCGCGGCGGCTCGCGCCGCCGGGCCAGCGCCGAGATCAATGTCGTGCCGTATATCGACGTCATGCTCGTGCTGCTGGTCATCTTCATGGTGGCGGCGCCGATCGTGAGCCCCGCCACCGTCGACCTGCCCACCGTAGCCAACGCCACGCCGCAGCAGAAGGCGCCGCCGATCGTGGTCACCGTGCACGAGAGCGGCCAGCTCACCGCGCGCGGCAAGGACAACGCCGGCAATGCCTTCGAGCGCAAGGTCGACAAGCAGGGCCTGCTCGACTTTGTGCACCAGCGCCAGAACGAGAATCCCGACCAGCCGGTGGTGATTGCCGCCGACCGCTCGGTCAAGTACGAGGCGGTGCTGGACGTGATGTCGATCCTGAAAGCCGATGGCATCAAGCGCGTCGGCCTGATGGTCAAGTCCAAGACCTCCTGA
- the tolQ gene encoding protein TolQ has protein sequence MNPVTVTQDMSIVTLVLHASLLAQAVMVLLLVMSLFSWTYIFRKHLAVRSARTQTEGFERDFWAGGDLQALYNSAVNNRHNTGALERIFESGMGEFLKARERGNEAGALLDAARRAMRAAYQREMDVLESHLPFLASVGSVSPYIGLFGTVWGIMNAFRGLSNVQQATLASVAPGIAEALVATAIGLFAAIPAVIAYNRYATEIDRLAIRFESFMEEFLNILQRQAR, from the coding sequence ATGAATCCCGTGACCGTCACGCAAGACATGTCGATCGTAACGCTGGTGCTCCACGCCAGCCTGCTGGCACAGGCCGTCATGGTGCTGTTGCTCGTCATGTCCCTATTTTCGTGGACCTATATCTTCCGCAAGCACCTGGCGGTGCGCTCAGCACGCACCCAGACCGAGGGGTTCGAACGCGACTTCTGGGCCGGCGGCGACCTGCAGGCGCTATATAACAGTGCCGTCAACAACCGCCACAACACCGGCGCGCTGGAGCGGATCTTTGAATCCGGCATGGGCGAGTTCCTGAAGGCGCGCGAGCGCGGCAACGAAGCCGGCGCGCTGCTCGATGCGGCCCGGCGCGCGATGCGCGCGGCCTACCAGCGCGAGATGGATGTGCTGGAATCGCATCTGCCGTTCCTGGCGTCGGTGGGTTCGGTGAGCCCGTATATCGGCCTGTTCGGCACGGTATGGGGGATCATGAACGCATTCCGCGGCCTGTCGAATGTGCAGCAGGCGACGCTCGCATCGGTGGCCCCCGGTATTGCCGAGGCGCTGGTGGCGACCGCGATCGGCCTGTTCGCGGCGATTCCGGCGGTGATCGCCTACAACCGCTATGCCACGGAGATCGACCGCCTGGCGATCCGGTTCGAGAGCTTCATGGAAGAGTTCCTGAACATCCTGCAACGGCAGGCACGCTAA
- the ybgC gene encoding tol-pal system-associated acyl-CoA thioesterase gives MTNFVWTLRVYWEDTDAGGVVFYANYLKFFERARTEWLRALGIEQQSLADEAGVVFIVRSTAVDYNAPARLDDQLEIRTRIDRVGPASVQFTQEAWRGELMLASGAIRVGCVDRSTFRPAPIPDPVLATIKSAR, from the coding sequence ATGACAAACTTTGTCTGGACCCTGCGGGTGTACTGGGAAGACACCGACGCGGGTGGCGTAGTGTTCTACGCCAACTACCTGAAGTTCTTCGAGCGCGCCCGCACCGAGTGGCTGCGTGCGCTCGGCATCGAGCAGCAGTCGCTCGCCGACGAGGCGGGCGTGGTCTTTATCGTCCGCAGTACGGCGGTGGACTACAATGCGCCCGCCCGGCTGGATGACCAGCTCGAGATCCGCACGCGCATCGACCGGGTCGGCCCGGCGTCGGTCCAGTTCACCCAGGAAGCCTGGCGTGGCGAGCTGATGCTGGCATCTGGCGCGATCCGCGTTGGGTGTGTCGATCGAAGCACTTTCCGTCCCGCCCCGATTCCCGACCCCGTTCTAGCTACCATCAAGTCCGCACGATGA
- the glyA gene encoding serine hydroxymethyltransferase: protein MFERSRFTIDQIDPEVFAAIQQENQRQEDHIELIASENYTSPAVMAAQGSQLTNKYAEGYPGKRYYGGCEYVDVVEQLAIDRVKQLFGAEAANVQPNSGSQANQGVYFAVLKPGDTIMGMSLAEGGHLTHGMALNMSGKWFNVVSYGLNAQEDIDYDALEKLAQEKKPKLIIAGASAFALRIDFERISKVAKSIGAYFMVDMAHYAGLIAAGVYPNPVPHADFVTTTTHKSLRGPRGGVILMKAEHEKAINSAIFPGIQGGPLMHVIAGKAVAFKEALTPEFKAYQQQVVKNAAVLAETLIARGLRIVSGRTESHVMLVDLRAKNITGKEAERILGEAHITVNKNAIPNDPEKPFVTSGIRLGSPAMTTRGFKEEEARIVGNLIADVLDNPHDAANIASVREQAAALTKRFPVYG, encoded by the coding sequence ATGTTCGAACGCAGCCGTTTTACGATCGACCAGATCGACCCCGAGGTCTTTGCCGCCATCCAGCAGGAAAACCAGCGCCAGGAAGACCACATCGAGCTGATCGCCTCCGAGAACTACACCTCGCCGGCCGTGATGGCCGCCCAGGGTTCGCAGCTGACCAACAAGTACGCGGAGGGCTATCCCGGCAAGCGCTACTACGGCGGTTGCGAGTACGTCGACGTGGTCGAGCAGCTGGCCATTGACCGCGTCAAGCAGCTGTTCGGCGCCGAAGCCGCCAACGTGCAGCCCAACTCGGGCTCGCAGGCCAACCAGGGTGTGTACTTCGCCGTGCTCAAGCCGGGCGACACCATCATGGGCATGAGCCTGGCCGAAGGCGGCCACCTGACCCACGGCATGGCCCTGAACATGAGCGGCAAGTGGTTCAACGTGGTCAGCTACGGCCTGAACGCCCAGGAAGACATCGATTACGATGCGCTGGAAAAGCTGGCGCAAGAGAAGAAGCCCAAGCTGATCATCGCCGGCGCCTCGGCCTTCGCGCTGCGCATCGACTTCGAGCGCATCAGCAAGGTGGCCAAGTCGATCGGCGCCTACTTCATGGTCGACATGGCCCACTACGCCGGCCTGATCGCCGCGGGCGTCTACCCGAACCCGGTGCCGCACGCCGACTTCGTCACCACCACCACGCACAAGAGCCTGCGCGGCCCGCGCGGCGGCGTGATCCTGATGAAGGCCGAGCACGAGAAGGCCATCAACTCGGCGATCTTCCCCGGCATCCAGGGCGGCCCGCTGATGCACGTGATCGCCGGCAAGGCGGTCGCGTTCAAGGAAGCGCTGACGCCTGAGTTCAAGGCCTACCAGCAGCAAGTGGTGAAGAACGCCGCCGTGCTGGCCGAGACCCTGATCGCGCGCGGCCTGCGCATTGTCTCGGGCCGTACCGAAAGCCACGTGATGCTGGTCGACCTGCGCGCCAAGAACATCACCGGCAAGGAAGCCGAGCGCATCCTGGGCGAGGCGCATATCACCGTCAACAAGAACGCCATCCCCAACGATCCGGAAAAGCCGTTCGTGACCTCGGGCATCCGCCTGGGCTCGCCGGCCATGACCACGCGCGGCTTCAAGGAAGAAGAAGCCCGCATCGTCGGCAACCTGATCGCCGATGTGCTGGACAACCCGCACGACGCCGCCAACATCGCCAGCGTGCGCGAGCAGGCGGCAGCCCTGACCAAGCGTTTCCCGGTCTACGGCTGA
- the nrdR gene encoding transcriptional regulator NrdR encodes MKCPFCGHSNTQVLDTRMSEDGDAVRRRRRCEACDRRFTTYERIELFFPAIVKKNGSRVDYTRAKLKDSMRLALRKRPVSAEAIDEAITRIEEKLLALGEKEIPSSQVGELVMRELRKLDKIAYIRFASVYRSFEDVSEFRDVLDEFAASTPRKG; translated from the coding sequence ATGAAATGCCCCTTTTGCGGTCATTCCAATACCCAGGTACTCGACACGCGCATGTCGGAAGACGGCGATGCCGTGCGCCGGCGCCGCCGCTGCGAAGCCTGCGACCGCCGCTTCACCACCTATGAGCGGATCGAGCTGTTCTTCCCCGCCATCGTCAAGAAAAACGGCTCGCGCGTCGACTACACCCGCGCCAAGCTGAAGGATTCCATGCGCCTGGCGCTGCGCAAGCGCCCGGTCTCGGCCGAAGCCATCGACGAAGCCATCACCCGTATCGAAGAAAAACTGCTGGCCCTGGGCGAAAAGGAAATCCCCAGCAGCCAGGTCGGCGAGCTGGTGATGCGCGAATTGCGCAAGCTCGACAAGATTGCGTATATCCGCTTTGCTTCGGTGTACCGGAGCTTTGAGGACGTGTCGGAATTCCGCGACGTGCTGGATGAATTTGCGGCGTCCACCCCCCGGAAGGGGTAG
- the pilV gene encoding type IV pilus modification protein PilV: MGQRCRGAAGFAMLEALVAIVVLAVGVLGVASLLLNSSRFTQQASYDTTAMQLATEMAERMRANPAVSQTGAAAEAITPNRYFIDTATGQPPALTAANSPYAIACSGTAAGCAQQLADFDVAEFWERVSTGLPGGRAVICRDMVAYDQTTGFSWGCTPSATGRPDDAPIVIKIGWISRLAAKTVAARVDMSDMGTRPQVVIVATQGTVN; this comes from the coding sequence ATGGGTCAACGCTGCCGCGGGGCAGCCGGCTTTGCCATGCTCGAAGCATTGGTGGCAATTGTCGTTCTGGCGGTTGGCGTGCTCGGCGTCGCCAGCCTGCTGCTGAATTCATCCCGCTTCACGCAACAAGCTTCCTACGACACCACTGCCATGCAGCTGGCCACCGAGATGGCCGAGCGCATGCGTGCCAATCCTGCCGTCTCGCAAACCGGCGCGGCGGCGGAAGCCATCACCCCGAACCGCTACTTCATCGACACCGCCACCGGGCAGCCACCCGCGCTCACGGCAGCAAACAGCCCGTACGCGATCGCCTGCTCGGGCACGGCGGCCGGGTGCGCGCAGCAACTGGCGGATTTCGATGTCGCCGAGTTCTGGGAGCGTGTCAGCACAGGCCTGCCTGGCGGACGCGCCGTGATTTGCCGGGACATGGTTGCGTACGACCAGACCACCGGCTTCTCATGGGGATGCACGCCATCGGCCACTGGCCGCCCGGACGACGCACCGATTGTCATCAAGATCGGATGGATCTCGCGGCTTGCCGCCAAAACCGTCGCGGCACGGGTCGACATGTCCGACATGGGCACGCGCCCCCAGGTGGTCATCGTGGCCACGCAGGGTACGGTGAACTGA